The following proteins come from a genomic window of Ovis canadensis isolate MfBH-ARS-UI-01 breed Bighorn chromosome 22, ARS-UI_OviCan_v2, whole genome shotgun sequence:
- the DUSP5 gene encoding dual specificity protein phosphatase 5, whose protein sequence is MKVTSLDGRQLRKMLRKEAAARCVVLDCRPYLAFAASSVRGSLNVNLNSVVLRRARGGAVSARYVLPDEAARARLLQEGGGGVAAVVVLDQGSRHWQKLREESAARVVLTSLLACLPAGPRVYFLKGGYETFYSEYPECCVDVKPISQEKVETERALISQCGKSVLNISCRPAYDQGGPVEILPFLYLGSAYHASKCEFLANLHITALLNVSRRTPEACTTHLHYKWIPVEDSHAADISSHFQEAIDFIDCVREKGGKVLVHCEAGISRSPTICMAYLMKTKQFHLKDAFDYIKQRRSVVSPNFGFMGQLLQYESEILPSAPTPPAPSCQGEAAGPSFLAHLQTLSPDVQASYCTFPTSVLAPVPTHSTASELSRSPLATATSC, encoded by the exons ATGAAGGTCACATCGCTCGACGGGCGCCAACTGCGCAAGATGCTTCGCAAGGAGGCGGCGGCGCGCTGTGTGGTGCTCGACTGCCGGCCCTACCTGGCCTTCGCCGCCTCGAGCGTGCGCGGCTCGCTGAACGTCAACCTCAACTCGGTGGTGTTGCGGCGGGCCCGCGGCGGCGCGGTGTCGGCGCGCTACGTGCTGCCCGACGAGGCGGCGCGCGCGCGGCTGCTGCAGGAGGGCGGCGGCGGCGTGGCGGCCGTGGTCGTGCTGGACCAGGGCAGCCGGCACTGGCAGAAGCTGCGCGAAGAGAGCGCCGCGCGCGTCGTGCTCACCTCGCTGCTCGCCTGCCTGCCCGCCGGCCCGCGGGTCTACTTCCTCAAAG ggGGATATGAGACTTTCTACTCGGAATATCCTGAGTGTTGTGTGGATGTAAAACCCATTTCACAAGAGAAGGTGGAAACTGAGAGAGCCCTCATCAGTCAGTGTGGGAAATCAGTGCTTAACATCAGCTGCAGGCCGGCCTATGACCAG GGCGGCCCAGTTGAAATCCTTCCGTTCCTTTACCTTGGAAGTGCCTACCACGCATCCAAGTGCGAGTTCCTTGCCAACCTGCACATCACAGCCCTGCTCAACGTCTCCCGTCGGACCCCCGAGGCCTGCACGACGCACCTACACTACAAATGGATCCCCGTGGAAGACAGCCACGCGGCTGACATCAGCTCCCACTTTCAAGAAGCAATAGACTTCATTG ACTGTGTCAGGGAAAAGGGAGGCAAGGTCCTGGTTCACTGTGAGGCTGGGATCTCCCGCTCACCCACCATCTGCATGGCTTACCTCATGAAGACCAAGCAGTTCCACCTGAAGGATGCCTTTGATTACATCAAGCAGAGGAGGAGTGTGGTCTCGCCCAACTTCGGCTTCATGGGCCAGCTCCTACAGTATGAGTCTGAGATCCTGCCTTCCGCGCCCACCCCTCCGGCTCCCTCCTGCCAAGGAGAGGCAGCCGGCCCTTCATTCCTCGCCCACTTGCAGACACTGAGCCCTGACGTGCAGGCTTCATACTGCACGTTCCCTACCTCGGTGCTGGCCCCGGTGCCCACCCACTCGACAGCCTCAGAGCTCAGCCGGAGCCCCCTGGCCACAGCTACATCCTGCTAA